The following coding sequences lie in one Allorhizobium pseudoryzae genomic window:
- a CDS encoding ISNCY family transposase translates to MSLLITMSQKELHRLEVIQKIRDKRLGVVQAAELLDLSRSQVHRLLRSYDLDGPAGLVSKKRSRPSNRRHSEEFRNAALDLIRARYLDFGPTLAREKLIELHRISVSKETLRQWMTEADIWVSRRERKKRVFQPRGRRDCFGELVQIDGSHHWWFENRGPKCALLVYIDDATGKLLHLRFAGSENTFDYLHATKAYLQQWGKPLAFYSDKHGVFRSTNASKTDRTTGLTQFGRALYELNIDIICANTPQAKGRVERANQTLQDRLVKEMRLRGISTIDVANAYAPEFIEGFNKRFGKLPRNPKDMHRPLADHENLDGAMCRKEVRTLSQALTLRYDKVLFILDPTEISRPLAGQKVVDCDYPDGRLEIMHQSYSLPYRTFDKLRSVHRAEVVDNKRLDGMLSIVAEMQAGRELERNKSGPSRTGQKDHMFGIRDGSIGNAYQKRGRKPGRRTDFTNDPEVIAKRQKAMARMEAAE, encoded by the coding sequence ATGTCCTTGTTGATCACCATGTCGCAGAAAGAATTGCATCGCCTCGAAGTCATTCAAAAGATCCGTGACAAGAGGCTTGGCGTTGTCCAGGCAGCCGAGTTGCTCGACCTCAGTCGAAGTCAGGTGCATCGGCTGCTGCGGTCTTACGACCTTGATGGTCCAGCCGGCCTTGTGTCGAAGAAGCGATCTCGACCAAGTAATCGCCGCCACAGTGAGGAATTTCGCAATGCGGCGCTAGACCTGATCCGCGCACGCTATCTGGATTTTGGTCCGACGCTTGCACGCGAGAAGCTGATTGAGCTGCATCGGATCTCGGTATCCAAGGAGACGCTGCGGCAATGGATGACCGAGGCCGACATCTGGGTCTCTCGCCGGGAACGCAAGAAGCGTGTTTTTCAGCCTCGTGGCCGGCGCGACTGCTTTGGTGAGCTGGTTCAGATCGATGGATCGCATCACTGGTGGTTCGAGAACCGCGGCCCCAAATGCGCCCTCCTCGTCTATATCGATGACGCTACAGGAAAGCTTCTACATCTAAGATTTGCTGGGTCGGAGAACACGTTTGACTACCTGCATGCGACGAAGGCTTATCTGCAGCAATGGGGTAAGCCGCTTGCATTCTACAGCGACAAGCATGGTGTTTTCCGGTCGACCAATGCTTCGAAGACGGACAGGACGACCGGTCTGACACAATTCGGTCGCGCGCTTTATGAACTGAACATCGACATCATCTGCGCCAACACGCCTCAGGCTAAAGGCCGGGTCGAGCGAGCCAATCAGACGCTGCAGGACCGCCTGGTGAAAGAGATGCGGCTTCGGGGCATCAGCACAATCGATGTGGCCAATGCCTATGCACCTGAGTTCATTGAAGGCTTCAATAAACGTTTTGGCAAGTTGCCGCGCAATCCGAAGGACATGCATCGGCCTCTCGCTGATCATGAGAACCTGGACGGTGCTATGTGCCGCAAGGAAGTCCGCACCCTGTCGCAGGCTTTGACGCTACGTTACGACAAAGTGCTGTTCATTCTCGATCCGACCGAGATCTCGCGGCCATTGGCCGGGCAGAAGGTCGTCGACTGTGATTACCCGGATGGCAGGCTGGAGATCATGCATCAGAGCTATTCCCTGCCCTACAGAACTTTCGACAAATTACGGTCTGTGCATCGAGCGGAGGTCGTCGACAACAAGCGGCTGGATGGCATGCTGTCGATCGTTGCTGAGATGCAGGCCGGACGCGAACTTGAGCGCAACAAGAGCGGCCCATCCCGGACGGGTCAGAAAGATCATATGTTTGGCATTCGCGACGGTAGCATTGGAAACGCTTATCAGAAGCGCGGCCGCAAGCCCGGCCGTCGGACGGATTTCACGAATGATCCGGAAGTTATCGCCAAAAGGCAGAAGGCTATGGCGCGCATGGAGGCCGCAGAATGA
- a CDS encoding transposase, protein MIEAVPDRLNGSPRQLRRFWSDEFKATAVEQACQPGVNMSAVARQIGILPSQLYRWRRELLGSDEPGQAAPAVEPQSAAPGPDSVVEIVIGRIVVRAGRHVEEAHLQRVIRAVRSA, encoded by the coding sequence ATGATCGAGGCGGTGCCCGATCGCCTTAACGGGTCGCCGCGACAGTTGCGGCGGTTCTGGTCCGACGAGTTCAAGGCCACAGCGGTTGAGCAAGCCTGTCAGCCCGGTGTGAACATGTCGGCGGTCGCGCGGCAGATTGGGATCCTGCCATCTCAACTCTACCGCTGGCGCAGAGAACTGTTGGGCAGTGATGAGCCTGGACAAGCAGCGCCGGCAGTTGAACCGCAGAGCGCAGCACCTGGGCCCGACTCCGTCGTCGAAATCGTCATTGGCCGTATCGTCGTGCGAGCCGGCCGACATGTGGAAGAAGCGCATCTGCAGCGCGTGATCCGGGCGGTTCGCTCAGCATGA
- the tnpB gene encoding IS66 family insertion sequence element accessory protein TnpB (TnpB, as the term is used for proteins encoded by IS66 family insertion elements, is considered an accessory protein, since TnpC, encoded by a neighboring gene, is a DDE family transposase.), whose amino-acid sequence MIPAGVKVFLASHPIDFRKGPDSLLSLVRDAGSDPFNGSLYVFRAKRADRVKIVWWDGSGVCLYSKRLEKAQFCWPRIGHNRVQLNHAQLMALVDGMDWKRVRSVAVKPPEIVG is encoded by the coding sequence ATGATACCCGCAGGTGTAAAGGTCTTCCTTGCCAGCCATCCTATCGACTTCCGCAAGGGACCGGACAGCTTGCTATCGCTGGTGCGGGATGCCGGCAGTGATCCATTCAACGGCTCCCTTTATGTCTTCCGGGCCAAACGGGCGGACCGGGTCAAGATCGTCTGGTGGGATGGATCAGGGGTGTGCCTCTACTCGAAACGGTTGGAGAAGGCGCAGTTCTGCTGGCCTCGGATCGGCCACAACCGGGTGCAGCTCAACCATGCCCAGCTCATGGCGCTCGTTGATGGCATGGACTGGAAACGGGTCCGCTCGG